One Gemmatimonadota bacterium genomic region harbors:
- a CDS encoding isoprenylcysteine carboxylmethyltransferase family protein, translating to MSAPTERDRADIILLPPLIYLGGIVVGFIIESWFPTSLGDRRMLSVLGVVGIAAGGLLGAWGDLTMKRSGTSPFPWKPTKAIVDTGPYRFTRNPLYVAQALMHAGVAALGDSAWALAALVPVLVVVRYGVIKPEEEYLTRKFGDAYVGYTRRVRRWLGPA from the coding sequence ATGAGCGCGCCCACCGAGCGCGATCGCGCGGACATCATCCTGCTGCCACCGCTGATCTACCTTGGCGGGATCGTGGTGGGATTCATCATTGAATCGTGGTTCCCGACGTCGCTGGGCGATCGGCGGATGCTGAGTGTGCTTGGGGTCGTGGGGATCGCGGCTGGCGGGTTGCTCGGCGCGTGGGGTGACCTGACCATGAAGCGCTCGGGGACGAGCCCGTTCCCGTGGAAACCCACCAAGGCGATCGTCGATACCGGGCCGTATCGCTTCACCCGCAATCCGCTGTATGTCGCACAGGCGTTGATGCACGCGGGGGTCGCGGCGCTTGGGGATTCGGCGTGGGCGCTGGCGGCGCTGGTGCCGGTGCTGGTTGTGGTGCGCTACGGCGTGATCAAGCCGGAAGAGGAGTACCTCACGCGCAAGTTTGGCGACGCGTATGTCGGGTATACACGGCGCGTGCGGCGCTGGCTGGGCCCGGCCTGA
- a CDS encoding type II toxin-antitoxin system VapC family toxin, with amino-acid sequence MAGAARRGQVMSEVFVDTSAWYPLVVRSHPDHARLSAALRTRIERRERIVTSNLVVAESHALIMRRAGIGVGLRFLQLVRASPNVVVTSTESLEDAAVTNWITRFSDKPFSLVDAVSFAIMAERGTRSALTLDRHFAAAGYEMVTG; translated from the coding sequence GTGGCAGGCGCAGCCCGACGGGGACAGGTGATGAGTGAGGTGTTTGTCGACACCAGCGCGTGGTATCCCCTCGTCGTACGGTCCCACCCGGATCACGCGCGTTTGAGTGCCGCCCTGCGAACCAGGATCGAACGCCGCGAACGCATCGTGACGTCAAACCTGGTCGTGGCCGAGTCGCACGCGCTCATCATGAGACGCGCGGGAATCGGAGTAGGATTGCGCTTCCTGCAGTTGGTGCGCGCATCGCCGAACGTGGTCGTGACGAGCACGGAGTCCCTGGAAGACGCCGCAGTCACCAACTGGATCACACGATTCTCGGATAAGCCGTTTTCGCTGGTTGATGCCGTGAGCTTCGCCATCATGGCCGAACGCGGCACCCGCTCAGCACTGACGCTGGACCGGCACTTCGCGGCGGCTGGCTACGAGATGGTGACCGGCTAA
- a CDS encoding M20/M25/M40 family metallo-hydrolase — translation MKTALMNRALIVSALLAASAEGQGRAHPDSAHRAILKEMLEINSSPVGGKVSQASRAVARRLLAAGYPAADVQVIGPSPACLNVVATLRGRDRSTKPILLMAHLDVVNAERKDWKYDPFVLREENGFFLGRGVLDNKAGASVIVANMVTMKRERFVPQRDIILVLTCDEETTAENGIVWLLKNVPRLKEAAYALNTDAGGVYQSEAGRHVFDLQAAEKTYIAFEATATNEGGHSSLPRPDNAIYALASGLARLAAHRFPVEYNPVSQASYAKGAEVERGQLADDMRAAGRGETSGPAIERLLAIPHIGAGLHTTCVATMLRGGHAENALPQSATATINCRVMPGTEVESVRTTLARVMADSTIAIKLTYPPTPSGASPLMPEVMATVERLAEEYWPKALVVPGMSNGATDGLYLRNAGVPVFGIAAIAVQPEDERSHGLDERVPVASVYRARTFWDKMVRELASAAGRTM, via the coding sequence ATGAAAACAGCCCTCATGAATCGCGCCCTGATCGTGTCCGCCTTGCTGGCTGCTTCGGCGGAAGGGCAGGGCCGCGCCCACCCCGACAGCGCGCATCGCGCCATCCTCAAGGAGATGCTCGAGATCAACTCCTCCCCGGTCGGGGGGAAGGTCTCGCAGGCCTCGCGCGCCGTGGCTCGGCGCCTCCTCGCGGCTGGGTACCCGGCCGCGGACGTGCAGGTAATCGGTCCGTCGCCGGCCTGCCTCAACGTGGTGGCGACCCTCCGCGGCCGCGACCGGTCGACCAAGCCCATCCTGTTGATGGCCCACCTCGACGTGGTGAACGCCGAGCGCAAGGACTGGAAGTACGATCCGTTCGTGCTGCGGGAAGAGAACGGGTTCTTCCTGGGGCGCGGCGTGCTGGACAACAAGGCCGGCGCCAGCGTCATCGTGGCCAACATGGTGACGATGAAGCGCGAGCGGTTCGTGCCACAGCGCGACATCATCCTGGTCCTGACCTGCGACGAGGAGACAACGGCCGAGAACGGGATCGTCTGGTTGCTGAAGAACGTGCCGCGGCTCAAGGAAGCGGCCTACGCGCTGAATACCGACGCGGGTGGGGTCTACCAGTCCGAAGCAGGACGCCACGTCTTCGACCTGCAGGCGGCGGAGAAGACGTACATCGCGTTCGAGGCGACCGCCACGAACGAGGGCGGGCACTCGTCGCTGCCGCGGCCGGACAACGCGATCTACGCGTTGGCCAGCGGCCTCGCGCGGCTCGCGGCCCATCGCTTCCCGGTGGAGTACAACCCGGTCTCCCAGGCGTCGTATGCGAAGGGTGCCGAGGTGGAGCGCGGGCAGCTGGCGGATGACATGCGCGCGGCCGGGCGCGGGGAGACATCGGGGCCCGCGATCGAGCGGCTCCTGGCCATCCCACACATTGGCGCCGGGCTGCATACGACCTGTGTCGCGACGATGTTGCGCGGCGGGCACGCCGAGAACGCGCTGCCGCAGTCGGCGACCGCGACGATCAACTGCCGGGTGATGCCGGGGACCGAGGTCGAGTCGGTCCGTACGACACTCGCGCGGGTGATGGCCGACAGCACGATCGCGATCAAGCTCACCTATCCGCCGACGCCGAGCGGTGCGTCCCCACTCATGCCGGAGGTGATGGCGACGGTGGAGCGGTTGGCCGAGGAGTACTGGCCGAAGGCGCTCGTGGTTCCCGGGATGTCGAATGGGGCGACGGACGGCCTCTACCTGCGGAATGCCGGCGTGCCCGTGTTTGGGATTGCGGCGATCGCGGTGCAGCCGGAGGACGAGCGATCGCATGGCCTCGACGAACGGGTTCCGGTGGCGTCGGTGTACCGGGCGCGGACCTTCTGGGACAAGATGGTGCGCGAGCTGGCGTCGGCGGCGGGGAGGACGATGTGA